A region of the Muricauda sp. MAR_2010_75 genome:
CAGTTCATCTTTGTGACCTTCTGGCTTACATGATCTAAATAGAAGATGCTTTGTCCCTAAATGCGCGACTATGTTATCATAAGTTTTCATAATGAAATTTTATCCGATTCCTAAACTTGCATTGGTTTTTTCGATGGATCTGTGTGCATCGGTCTCAATACCCGTGAGGGCCGAATGGCATCAATGGTCTCAGGGATTACAATCGCTTGGTTATCGACCACGTAGGCATAAAAAAGTTCATCGCCCACAACCTTGAGCATGTCTTCCCATAGGGCCACCTCGTACATATCGCCCCAAGGCCTACCCATATCCAAAAACATTTCTTTGATGGTATTGTTGGAGACCAAGCCTTGATCATAGTGAATGAACTTGATTCTACTTGAGGTTTTGAGGGCGTTCAACACCTCTTCCTTTGAGGCTTTTTTTCGTAGCTTAACGTTCCAGTAATGCATATGGCTCAAAGTCTCGGGAACTTTGACCGCAGAAGTAATGACATCCAAATCCGGATCGACACTTTGCGCGTCGGGACCTTGATGGCTCGGGATGTCCTTTTCCGGCACCATGGTGTTCATGATGCCGCCCAAGTGGCTTTCCCATGGGTCGGTCGCCCTTCTTAATAATGTTCCCCGTGCATAATCCAATAGATCTGCCTTTTTTAAAGCGGTCAATGTCCTTAAGATAGATGTGGTGTTACAGGAAACCACCCGGGTAGCATCTAGATTTACCGCAGTGCTATAATTGTTCTCGGCACTAAAGGAGTGGCCTGTGGTCTTGTGTTTTTCACCTCCCTGTACGATAAACTTGATCCCTTGCCCTTTGTATATTTCCACATTTTTCGCGGCGATGTTCTTTGGCGTACAGTCCACTACAAGATCTACTTTTTCTAAAATGTCTTGCATACTTCCTTCAATGGCAATATTGGCTGCTTTCATTTCTTTTTCGGCTTCGGGTGTGGCCGCATAAACTGCATACCCTTTTCGCACCGCATTTTGTATGCGCCAATCGCTGATGACATCACAAACCCCAATAAGGCTCATATCATCTTGTACATTAATGGCATCGGCCACTCTTTTCCCGATAACTCCGTATCCTACTACTGCAATGTTTTTCATGTTCTTTTATGTTTAACTGTTCTTAATTGTTTTCTGTTTCTGTATAATAATAGAGCACCCATTACCCCCGCTGTCAATGAAGCGAATAGGATGCTTACCTTGGCCGTAAATATTAGGGACTCGTCCGTAAAAGCCAGTTCGGTTATAAACAACGACATGGTAAAACCGATACCGCCAAGAAAACCTATACCATAAATCATTTTCCAATTCACGTTTTCCGGAAGCTTGGCGAGTTTAAATGCAACGAGTAGTCTTGAAAAAGCAGTAATACCGATAAACTTGCCAAAAATGAGACCTAGACCAATCCCCAAGCTAACCGGGCTGGATAGTACTTTCAGCAAATCTCCATGAAGATGTATTCCTGCATTTGCCAAAGCGAACAAGGGAAGAATTACAAAGCCCACTATTGGGTTTAAAGTCCTTTCCAATTTTTGGAGTGGAGTTTCGGCCTCGGAACTTGCAGTCTTTATATCCTCCAATATCTCCAATTGCGTTTTTGAGATAAGCGTCCCCTTTATGGACTTGGTTTCTTGAAATCTCTTATGTAAACGGTCTAAACGCTCTAAAAAGGTAGTCTCCTTAATTTTTACCCCTACCAGGAATGGCAAATGCGGTCAGAATCCCGGC
Encoded here:
- a CDS encoding Na+/H+ antiporter NhaA encodes the protein MEILEDIKTASSEAETPLQKLERTLNPIVGFVILPLFALANAGIHLHGDLLKVLSSPVSLGIGLGLIFGKFIGITAFSRLLVAFKLAKLPENVNWKMIYGIGFLGGIGFTMSLFITELAFTDESLIFTAKVSILFASLTAGVMGALLLYRNRKQLRTVKHKRT